In one window of Streptomyces sp. NBC_01224 DNA:
- a CDS encoding S-methyl-5'-thioadenosine phosphorylase translates to MVNAEIGVIGGSGLYSFLEDVTEVRVDTPYGQPSDSLFLGEVGGRRVAFLPRHGRGHHLPPHRINYRANLWALRSVGVRQVLGPCAVGGLRPEYGPGTLLVPDQLVDRTKARTQTYYDGEIRADGAEPNVLHLGFADPYCPDGRRAALAAARAKSWEPVDGGTLVVVEGPRFSTRAESRWHAAMGWSVVGMTGHPEAVLARELGLCYTTMTLVTDLDAGAEAGEGVSHGEVLKVFAANVDRLRAVLFDLVAALPAEADRDCPCSHALDGLETGIELP, encoded by the coding sequence ATGGTGAACGCAGAGATCGGTGTCATCGGCGGCTCGGGCTTGTACTCCTTCCTGGAGGATGTCACGGAGGTGCGTGTGGACACCCCGTACGGACAGCCGAGTGACTCCCTGTTCCTCGGCGAGGTCGGCGGCCGCCGGGTCGCCTTCCTGCCCCGCCACGGACGCGGCCACCATCTGCCGCCGCACCGCATCAACTACCGGGCCAACCTGTGGGCGCTGCGCTCCGTCGGCGTACGTCAGGTGCTCGGCCCGTGCGCGGTGGGCGGCCTGCGTCCGGAGTACGGGCCGGGCACCCTGCTCGTGCCCGACCAGCTGGTGGACCGCACCAAGGCCCGGACGCAGACGTACTACGACGGGGAGATCCGGGCCGATGGCGCGGAGCCGAACGTCCTGCATCTGGGCTTCGCCGATCCGTACTGCCCCGATGGACGCAGGGCCGCGCTGGCGGCGGCTCGCGCGAAGAGCTGGGAGCCGGTGGACGGCGGGACGCTGGTGGTGGTCGAGGGGCCGCGCTTCTCGACCCGGGCCGAATCGCGCTGGCATGCGGCGATGGGCTGGTCGGTGGTCGGGATGACCGGGCACCCCGAGGCGGTCCTCGCCCGTGAACTGGGCCTCTGCTACACGACGATGACGCTGGTGACGGACCTCGACGCGGGCGCGGAGGCCGGGGAGGGCGTCTCGCACGGGGAGGTGCTGAAGGTGTTCGCGGCCAACGTGGACCGGCTGCGCGCGGTGCTCTTCGATCTGGTGGCCGCGCTGCCTGCGGAGGCGGACCGCGACTGCCCGTGCTCGCATGCGCTGGACGGGCTCGAGACGGGGATCGAGCTTCCCTAG
- a CDS encoding FmdB family zinc ribbon protein: MPTYQYQCTECGEGLEAVQKFTDDALTVCPSCEGRLKKVFSAVGIVFKGSGFYRNDSRGSSSSSTPSSASAKASGSASSDSSTGSGSGSDTKSSASSSSAASSSSAASSSSSSTSGTSAA; this comes from the coding sequence GTGCCGACCTATCAGTACCAGTGCACCGAATGTGGCGAGGGCCTTGAGGCGGTGCAGAAGTTCACCGATGACGCCCTGACCGTGTGCCCGAGCTGCGAAGGACGCCTGAAGAAGGTGTTCTCGGCGGTCGGCATTGTCTTCAAGGGTTCCGGTTTCTACCGGAACGACAGCCGTGGCTCCTCGTCGAGCAGCACGCCGTCGTCGGCCTCGGCGAAGGCGTCCGGTTCCGCTTCGTCCGATTCGTCGACGGGGTCGGGTTCGGGTTCGGACACGAAGTCGTCCGCTTCCTCCTCGTCCGCCGCGTCTTCTTCGTCCGCCGCGTCCTCTTCGTCGTCCTCGACGAGTGGCACGTCGGCCGCCTGA
- a CDS encoding MFS transporter, which yields MASTVSDRPGYGQLLRTPGAWTFLLPGFAARQPFAMLTIGIVLLVQHTTGSYGSAGSVAAVTGVSMALFAPQTGKLADRFGQRAVLLPGVLVHAASVSALTALALADAPLWALFAAAVPTGASVPQIGPMVRARWAAVLGAAPGRKASPLMSTAAAFESVTDEFTFVIGPVLATALCTGVHPAAGLITEAGLTLVGGLLFAARRRTQPAVRSTESGTSQRHASALSVPGVRVLAVAFLGIGAVFGGMQVSLTAFAEEIGRPGANGLLYGVFAAGNMLAGIACGAIAWKSGPRRRLIVGYAALTLTASGLWAVHSVPLLAGLGLLVGLSIAPALISGYTLVEALVPGSARTEAFTWLTGSVALGQAAAVTVAGRLADAHGASTGFVVPLVGTVLALVTLVSLRSRLTPARATITAARGAVHPDPVAARE from the coding sequence GTGGCGTCCACGGTCTCCGACCGCCCCGGTTACGGGCAGTTGCTGCGCACCCCCGGTGCGTGGACGTTTCTCCTGCCGGGCTTCGCCGCACGGCAGCCCTTCGCGATGCTGACGATCGGCATCGTGCTACTGGTTCAGCACACCACCGGCTCTTACGGCAGCGCGGGCTCCGTCGCCGCCGTGACGGGTGTCTCCATGGCCCTGTTCGCACCGCAGACCGGCAAACTCGCCGACCGTTTCGGCCAGCGCGCCGTGCTGCTGCCCGGTGTCCTGGTGCACGCGGCGTCCGTATCGGCGCTGACGGCACTGGCGTTGGCGGACGCGCCCCTGTGGGCCCTGTTCGCGGCGGCCGTGCCGACCGGTGCGTCCGTTCCGCAGATCGGGCCGATGGTACGGGCCCGCTGGGCGGCCGTACTGGGCGCGGCACCGGGCCGCAAGGCCTCACCGCTGATGTCCACCGCGGCCGCCTTCGAATCGGTGACGGACGAGTTCACCTTCGTCATCGGCCCGGTGCTCGCCACCGCACTGTGCACGGGAGTGCACCCGGCGGCCGGTCTGATCACGGAGGCCGGACTGACCCTGGTCGGCGGACTGCTCTTCGCCGCGCGGCGCCGCACGCAGCCCGCGGTGCGCAGCACCGAGTCCGGCACCTCCCAGCGGCATGCGTCCGCCCTGTCCGTACCGGGTGTACGGGTGCTCGCGGTGGCCTTCCTGGGCATCGGCGCGGTATTCGGCGGCATGCAGGTCTCGCTGACCGCCTTCGCCGAGGAGATCGGCCGGCCCGGGGCGAACGGTCTGCTGTACGGGGTCTTCGCGGCCGGCAACATGCTGGCCGGGATCGCCTGCGGCGCCATCGCCTGGAAGAGCGGGCCGCGGCGGCGTCTGATCGTCGGATACGCGGCCCTGACCCTGACCGCGTCCGGACTGTGGGCCGTGCACTCCGTGCCGCTGCTGGCCGGACTCGGACTGCTGGTCGGACTCTCCATCGCCCCGGCCCTGATCAGCGGCTATACGCTGGTCGAGGCTCTGGTTCCGGGATCCGCCCGGACCGAGGCGTTCACCTGGCTGACGGGCTCGGTCGCCCTCGGCCAGGCGGCCGCGGTGACGGTCGCCGGGCGGCTCGCCGACGCCCACGGCGCGAGCACCGGTTTTGTGGTGCCGCTGGTGGGGACCGTACTGGCACTGGTCACCCTGGTGTCACTGCGTTCGAGACTGACACCGGCCCGCGCGACCATCACGGCCGCACGCGGCGCGGTTCACCCTGATCCTGTCGCGGCCAGAGAGTGA
- a CDS encoding potassium/proton antiporter produces the protein MAAVRISSRSGLPSLLLYLGIGVAMGQDGIFDVKFNNAELTQVIGYAALVVILAEGGLGTKWKEIKPALPAAAMLSIVGVAVSVGVTAAGAHYLVGLDWRQSLIIGAVVSSTDAAAVFSVLRKVPLPARVTGVLEAESGFNDAPVVILVVAFSTRGPVDSWYVLVGEIALELAIGAAVGLAVGWLGSFGLRHVALPASGLYPIAVMAIAVSAYAAGALAHGSGFLAVYLAAMILGNAKLPHWPATRGFADGLGWLAQIGMFVLLGLLVTPHDLYDDFWPAVIVGLVLTVVARPLEVFISLAPFRLPWQEKTFMSWAGLRGAVPIILATIPMVSGVEGSTRVFNIVFVLVVVYTLIQGPTLPWMAKALKIADDPAEAADLGIESAPLERLRGHLLSVAIPGKSKMHGVEVGELRLPAGAAVTLVVRDQKSFVPAPSTVLRRGDELLVVTTDPVRDAAEERLRAVGEGGKLAGWLGTSGSGGKSLAGPHVAHDVAHALKAVKKPGKADGPKAHR, from the coding sequence GTGGCAGCGGTGCGCATCTCGTCCCGCAGCGGGCTCCCCAGCCTGCTCCTGTACCTCGGCATCGGGGTCGCCATGGGGCAGGACGGCATCTTCGACGTCAAGTTCAACAATGCGGAACTGACCCAGGTGATCGGCTATGCCGCACTTGTCGTGATCCTCGCCGAGGGTGGCCTGGGCACGAAGTGGAAAGAGATCAAACCCGCACTGCCGGCTGCCGCGATGCTCTCGATCGTCGGCGTCGCGGTGAGCGTCGGCGTCACCGCGGCCGGGGCGCACTACCTGGTCGGACTGGACTGGCGGCAGTCGCTGATCATCGGTGCGGTCGTCTCGTCGACGGACGCTGCCGCGGTCTTTTCCGTGTTGCGCAAGGTGCCGCTGCCCGCCCGTGTCACCGGAGTACTGGAGGCCGAGTCCGGCTTCAACGACGCGCCCGTCGTGATCCTCGTGGTCGCCTTCTCGACCAGGGGACCAGTGGACAGCTGGTACGTACTGGTCGGCGAGATAGCACTGGAGCTCGCGATCGGCGCGGCCGTCGGTCTCGCCGTCGGCTGGCTCGGCTCGTTCGGACTGCGTCATGTGGCACTGCCCGCGTCCGGCCTGTATCCGATCGCCGTGATGGCGATCGCGGTGTCCGCGTACGCGGCGGGCGCCCTGGCCCACGGCAGTGGCTTCCTCGCCGTCTATCTGGCCGCGATGATCCTCGGCAACGCCAAACTGCCGCACTGGCCCGCGACCCGCGGCTTCGCCGACGGGCTCGGCTGGCTGGCCCAGATCGGCATGTTCGTGCTGCTCGGACTCCTGGTCACGCCGCACGATCTGTACGACGACTTCTGGCCCGCGGTCATCGTGGGACTGGTACTGACCGTGGTGGCACGTCCACTGGAGGTCTTCATCTCGCTGGCGCCGTTCCGGCTGCCCTGGCAGGAGAAGACGTTCATGTCCTGGGCGGGGCTGCGCGGCGCCGTACCCATCATCCTGGCGACCATTCCGATGGTGTCCGGAGTCGAGGGCTCCACCCGGGTCTTCAACATCGTCTTCGTGCTCGTCGTCGTGTACACCCTCATCCAGGGACCGACCCTGCCCTGGATGGCGAAGGCCCTGAAGATCGCCGACGATCCGGCCGAGGCCGCCGACCTGGGCATCGAGTCGGCGCCGCTGGAGCGGCTGCGCGGCCATCTGCTGTCGGTGGCGATCCCCGGGAAGTCGAAGATGCACGGCGTGGAGGTCGGGGAGCTGCGGCTGCCCGCCGGGGCCGCGGTCACCCTGGTCGTACGGGACCAGAAGAGCTTCGTACCGGCGCCGTCGACCGTGTTGCGGCGCGGCGACGAACTGCTGGTGGTCACCACCGACCCGGTGCGCGACGCGGCGGAGGAACGGCTGCGCGCGGTCGGCGAGGGCGGCAAGCTCGCGGGCTGGCTGGGGACGAGCGGCAGCGGTGGCAAGAGCCTCGCCGGGCCTCATGTGGCACATGATGTGGCGCACGCGCTGAAGGCCGTGAAGAAGCCGGGGAAGGCCGACGGGCCGAAAGCGCACCGCTGA